A region of the Myxococcus stipitatus DSM 14675 genome:
GGAGCCCCCTTCGCTCGCGAAGTGCGTCACCGGCTTGTTGCCCGCGAGGCGCGTCGCATCGGTGCCCACCAGCGAGGACAGGAACGCATCGGAGCCCGTCGCCATGGCCTCACCCGCGGGCACCGCGCCCACGGCATAGGCCAGGTTGTGGCCGTCGGAGACCTCCAGCCGCAGGCCCGTCACCTGGAGCGGAGCCGTGCCCGTGCCGCCACGAACCAGCAGGGCCAGCACCTGGGACACTCCCGCGAGCGTCCCCAGTTCGCGCAGCGCCACGTCCCGCTCCAGCTCCTCGGACTTGCGCGTCACGCGGTCGGAGATGGACTGCAGGCTGCGCACGGACTCGGACGGGGGAAGCGTGAGCGCGGTGTCACCCTCGCGCGCCCGGCTCTGCTCCATCACGTAGCCCGGCGCCATGACCGTCACGAAGTGGTCCGCGGCCGTCAGCCCCTTGAGCTCCACGGGCGACACGCCCTTGAAGTGGCCGTCGACGTACACCTGCGCGGGCACCGGCTCCGTGCGCACCGTCAGCGCCCCGGAGGAGCCCGCGAGCGCCGCCTTGCGCTCCTTCTCCACGAAGGCCATCTCATCCGGCGGGAAGAAGTTGGGGGAGAACTGGGCCCGGGGGTCCACCGCCAGCACCGCGCGAATCTCCAACTGCGCCGCCGCGTTCTCGCCGTTGGCCACCTGCGAGGCCGCCTTCATCACGCGCGCACGGGAGAGCTCGCCGAAGTTGCGCGACATGTCGCTCGCCTCGAACGCACGCGCCGCCGCCTCGAACTGCTGGAGCGCCTTCTGCGTGTCGAGCTCGTCGTACGCGCGCTGGCCCTCCTTCATGGCCTCGGCGCCCTCGGCCGCCTTGGCCTCGCGCGCCGCCTTGCCCTTCGCGTCCAGCGCCTCCGACAGGCGCACCAACTCCAGCCGGCCGGAGCGCGCCACGGACTGCTCGGCCCAGTACGCCAGCCGCGCGGCCTCCGTGCGGGACGCCGCGTCCAGCGGAATGGCCACCACCGTCACGGAGGACGGCGCGGCGGTGGGCACCGCCCTGGGCGTCAGTCGAAGAGGGAGGCTCGTCTGCGCGGCGGCGGGCCCCACGGCCAACATGCCCACCAACCATCCGCTGAGAGCCGCGTGCATCGCGCGATTGCTCGAAGGTCGCATCACTCGGTCACCTTTGTCCGTCCGCCATCAAACGGAGGTCGCGGCGAAAAGCAAGGGGGAAGGAGTCCCTACCGACCCTCAGCTCGTGCCGGAGGCCGCCCTGGAGCAGCCGAGAGGCCATGGAGATACTCGAGCGCGACCTTGAGCGGGTAGTCCTTCAGCGCTGCGGTGGTCTCCCACTTGGGCAGGTTCTCCGGCGGGCCCCGCGGCGCGGGAGATGCGGGCTCGCTCGTGGCGGAGGACTCCGCGCGGAAGTGACGCTGGAGGTCCTTCTCGCGAGGCGCCTCGCGTCCCGGCTTGGCCCCTGGCTCGTCCGGCACCACGTAGTCCGGGGTGATGCCCCGCTCCTGGATGCTGCGGCCCTTGGGCGTGTAGTAGCGCGCGATGGTCAGCTTCAAGCCCGAGCCATCCTCCAGCTCGATGACCGTCTGGACGCTGCCCTTGCCGAAGGTGGGCGAGCCCATCAGCGTGGCCCGGCCATGGTCCTGGAGCGCGCCCGCCACGATTTCCGACGCGGAGGCGCTGCCACCGTTCACCAACACCACCACCGGATAATTCTTCTCCGTGTCGCGGTCCTTGCTGCGCTCCTCGGTGGAGTTGCGGCCGTCACGGCCTCGCGTGAAGACGATGGGCAGGTTGCCGGGGAGGAACCGGTCGCTCATCGCCACGGCCTCGTCCAGCAGGCCACCGGGGTTGTTGCGCAGGTCCAGCACCAGGCCGCGCAGCTCCTTGCCGCCGTTGAGGCCGCGCAGCCGGTCCAGCTCCTTGCGCAGGTACTGGTCCGTGCGCTCCTGGAAGTTCTTCACCTTCACGTGGCCGATGCCGCCGTAGAGCTCGCCCTCCACGGAGATGATGCGGATGTGGTCTCGGATGATGGCGATTTCGCGCGGCGCGCTGAAGCCCTGACGCAGGATGCTCAGGAGCACGCGTCCTCCCGCGGGGCCTCGCATCTTCTGCATCGCCCGCCCCACGTCCATGCCGCGCGTGCTCTCGCCGTCGATGCCCACCAGCTCGTCGCCCGCCTTGAGCCCCGCGCGCGCCGCGGGCGTGTCGTCGATGGGGGCCACGACGATGATGCGGTCGTTCTTGCGCGCGATTTCGATGCCGAGCCCACCCCACTCGCCCGACGTATCAATCTTCATCTCGCGGAAGACCTCCGGAGGCATGAAGACGGTGTGCGGGTCCAGCGTGTCGAGCATCCCTTGGATGGCGCCGTAGATGAGCCGCTCCTGGTTCGGCGGCTCCACGTAGTTGTTCTCCACGTAGGAGAGCACGCGGGCGAAGGTCTCCAGCTGGCGGTAGGTGGCGTCGCCCTTCTCCGCCCGCTCCGAGGACGACGCGGGCGCCTGAGGCCCCGCGTCCTTCTTCTCATCGGCGGCCGAGGGTCCGGACACGAGGATGAGCGCGGCCAACGCCACGCGCCACGGCTGAGTGAGACCCGTCACGTCGGTACGTCCTTTCGCGAGAAGCTCGAAGGGCGACCCAGTCTATACCCAGCCCTCAGAGCTCGGACGCATCGGCGAAACGCACCAGGTGCGACACGAGCTCGTCTGGACGCTCCATCTGGGGCACGTGACCGAATCCCTGCACCACGCGCACCTGCGCATGCGCGGGCAGGTTCGCGCGGAACCAGTCGAGCGAGCGCGAGGGCAACAGCCGCTCACTGCCACCCCAGAGGAACAGCACCGGCATCGACAGGTTGCGCACCGCCTGCGGCTCCAGGCTGAGCCGAGTGGCCATCACCTCGGCGGTGAGCGCCTTCACCGTCGGGGTGTCGTAGAAGCGGGTCAGCTCGGGTGCGAGCAGCAGCGCCGGCAGCGGCGCCTGGTGGAACAAGCGACGCGTGAAGGCGCGAGCCTCCGCGGGCGTGCGCACCGTGAACGCGTTGAGCAGCGCCGTGTTCTCCTCGGCCGGCAATTCCGCGCCCGCTGGAGCCACCAGCGCCAGCGCGCGCACCCACTGGGGCTGCTCCGCCGCCAGATTCACGGACATGGCCCCGCCCAGCGAGTTGCCGACGACGAAGGCGGGCTGCTTCACCTCCTGCTCCACGAAGGCGCGCAGCACCTCGAACTGGTTGCGCACGCAGACCTGACCGCCGCAGTACTCCGTGGAGAAGCCATGGCCCGGAAGGTCCGGCGCAATCACCCGAGAGAAGCGCCTGGCCAGGCCGAAGAACGTCCGCCCGAAGCCATTCGCCGAGCCGCCCAGCCCATGCACCAGCACCACCGGCGGCCCCTTGCCCTGCCCCTTCAGTGCATAGAAGTGAACAGACTGGCCCCCCACGTCGACTGTCGAAGACTGGACACCTCGGGCCACCAGCACCCGCCGCACCGCCTTCTGCATTCCGCCCATGAGGTCCATGCGCTCGACCGCTCCTCTCGCCGTGGGAGTCCTCCCGGGAGGATAGCAAGTCGTGCGCCGGATTGCCGCAACGCGTCAGGGGACTGGGGCCAGCCACGGTGCGGGGTCCACGGCCTGCCCGGCCTTGCGGACCTCGAAGTAGAGGTACGAGCCCTTGAGCGAGCCCGTGTCCCCCACTTCGCCCACGACCTCGCCCGCGGCCACGGCGTCTCCGAGCCCCGGGGTGATGGCGGACAGGTGGGCCATGAGCGTGTGGTAGCCGTCGCCGTGGTCGAGGATGAGCAGGTTGCCGTAGCCCCGGAGCGAGCCCGAGTAGACGACGGTGCCATCCGCCACGGCCTGCACGGGAGCCCCCGCGGCGGCACGGATGTCCAAGCCCTTCTGCACGGTGACGGTGTTGAAGCGCGGGTTGACGACCTTGCCGAAGCCCACCTCGACGATGCCGCGCGTGGGCTGCGGCAGCTTGCCGCGAAGCGCGCCGAAGCCATGTGTCGCGGGCGCCTCCTTCAGCTCACGCACCACCTGGGTGAGCTCCGCGTCGGCATGCTCCAGTTCCTTCACCGCGCGACGCGCCAGCTCCGCTTCGCCCGCGAGTGAGCCCACCACCTCCTCGAGCGCCTCGCGCTGCGCCCGAGCCAGCCGCTCCTGCTCCTGGAGGAACGAGACCCGCGTGGCGAGCGACGTCTGCAGTCGCTTCAGCTCCCGGGTGGACTGCCGCTGAAGGTGCGCCACGCGTTGCACGCCGCGCAGCAGCTCCAGGTCGCCGGCCATGCTCGCCTCCAGCGCACGGGCGCGCCACACGAGCGCGGCGAAGTCCTCCGCGGACAGCAGCACCTCCAGCGGGCGGCGGCGCATGACGCGGTAGAGCGTGCGCAGGCGCGGAGACAGCCGTCGAAGCTGGACGCGCAGCGCCTCGCGCAGGAGGGCCTCTTCGCGCTCGGCCAGGAGGACCCGCTTGCGGAACACCGCCAGGTCCGACTCCAGCGCCCGGACGCGCCGACGGGAGAAGGACACCATCTCCTCCATCAGCTCCAGCCCCTCGAGCACGCTGAGCTTCTGGGACTCCACCAGCGCCAGCGTCGCGCGCTGCGCGGCGAGCTTCTCGCGCAAGGCCGCCTGCTCCGCCTCCTCCAGCTTCTGCGCGCGCGCCGGAAGCCCCAGGAGCACCAGCGCGACGGCGAGGGCAAGGGCGCGGCTCATACGCGAAGAAAGCGCCCCACCGCGACGAAGCTGCCGCCCAGGCCCAGTCCACAGCCCGCGCTCACCAGCTCCAACGCCAGCCGAGGCTCCACCCACGGCGCCGCCACACCCGGCCCCAGCAGGAACGCGAACAGAGAGCCCAGCGTGGGCCCCACCAACCGGCCAAAGGCCCACAACCCCAACAGCGCCACCCCCGCGCCCAGGAGCCCCTGCAAGAGGCCCTCGAGCAGGAAGGGCGCCTTCACGAAGCGGTCCGTGGCGCCCACCAGCTTCTGGATTTCAATCTCCTCGCGCCGCGCGTAGATGGCGAGCTGGAGCGTGGCCGCGACGATGATGACGGTGGCGCCCAGCACCACGATGAAGGCCACCAGCGCACCGAAGCGCAGCGCACGGGCAATCGCCGTCAGCCGCTCCACGGCCTGCTCTCCGTAGTCCACGCCGGACACTCCGGGCAGCGCGCGCAGCTCCTTGGAGAGGGCCTCGAGGGCCTCGGGGTTGCGCTCCTCGGGAGGAACCCGCAGCTCCAGCGCCGCGGGCAGCGGGTTCTCCGGCAGCTCCGACAGCGCCTCGCCCAGGTCTCCCAGCTCCGCGCGCAGCCGCTCCAGCGCGGCCTCGGGAGGAATGAGCGTCACCTGGCCTCGGCTGAGGGTCTCGACCCGGGTGCGCACGCCGTGGGCCTCGTCCTGGCCCAGCTCCGGCGCCAGGTACACCGTCACCTCCACCTCGCCGCCCAGGGACGCGAGCAGGTTGTCCAGCATCCGTGCACCGCTGCGCGCCAGGCCCGCGGCGAACAAGGCGATCGCGATGGTCGTCACCGCGATGAAGTGCACGAAGGGCGAGTGCTTGAGCCCCACTGCCGCCGAGCGCCAGAAGTACCGCGTCTTCGCCAGCGCGCTCATACGACCATCCGCCGAGCCGCCTTGACGCCGTCCTCGTCGGAGACAATCTGCCCGCGCTCCAGGCGCACCGTGCGCTTCTGGTAGCGCGAGAGCAGCGTGGCGTCGTGCGTGGCCACAATCACGGTGGTGCCTCGGATGTTCACCTGGGTGAGCAGGTCCATGATTTCGACGGTGAGCGCCGGGTCCAGGTTTCCCGTGGGCTCGTCCGCGAGCAGGATGGTCGGGTCGTTCACGAGCGCCCGCGCAATCACCACACGCTGCTGCTCACCGCCCGAGAGCCGCAGCGGGAACGAGTCCGCCTTGTGCTCCAGGCCCACCAGCTTCAGCATCCGCCGCACCTTGTCGCGAGCCTCCGCGCGCGGCACGCCCAGCACGTCCAGCGTGAAGGACACGTTGTCCTCCACCGTCCGGTGCGGCAGCAGCTTGAAGTCCTGGAACACCACCCCGATGTTTCGCCGCAGGTACGGCACGGCGGACTCGCGGATGCGGGCGATGTTGCGGCCACCCACCAGAATCTGCCCCTTGGTGGCCTTCTCCGCGCAGAAGATGAGCTTGAGCAGCGTCGTCTTCCCCGCGCCGGACGGGCCCGTGAGGAAGACGAACTCGCCCTTCTCCACGCTGAGGTTGATGTCCGAGAGGACTGGCGGATCGCCGGGATACGCCTTGTAGACGTGGAAGAATTGAATCATGGCGCGGCGCGGAAGGAGTCCAACCTACCACGGCCGGGCCGAAGCGCCCCACGCACCCCAGGCGGATGGCGGGGCTTTCCCCTCCCACCCCCGGCATCACCTGTGCGACGGTGCCACGCCATATGAGCGAGCAGCCCGAGCGGCGCGCGACGAGGGGACAGTGGGTGGGACGCTTCGCGGGGCCCCTGGCCGCCGCGCTCATCTACTGGATTCCCTCCGGACTCCACACCCTGCCGGGCCTGGGTGACCGTCCCGCCGCCGCCGCCGCGGTCGCCGCGTGGATGGCCCTCTGGTGGTTCACCGAGGCCGTCCCCATGGCCTGGACCGCGGTGCTCCCCGTCGCGCTGTTCCCCCTGCTGGGCGTGTTCGACACGGCGAACCCCGCCATTGCCATGGGCCGCGCCGTGCTGCCCTTCCTGGACCCGTACATCTTCCTCTTCATGGGAGGCATGGCCCTGGGCGCGGGCATGGAGCAGTGGGGCCTGCACCGCAGAATCGCGCTGCTCATCATGCGCGCCGTCGGCACGGGGCCGGAGCGGCTCTTGTTCGGGATGCTCGCGGCCACGGCGGCCGTGTCGCTCTGGATTTCCAACACGGCGACGGCGGTGATGATGGTGCCCATCGGCATGGCGCTGCTCACCCAGCTCCGCGCCGCCGAGGGGCGTCCCCTGCAGCACTTCGGCGCGGCACTGATGCTCGCGGTGGCGTACGGCTCCAACATCGGCGGCATCGGCACCAAGATTGGCAGCCCCACCAACTCCGTCTTCGCGGGCGTGGTGTCGCGCCGGCTCGGCAGCGACGTGGGCTTCGTCGAGTACATGATTGCCGCCCTCCCCTTCGTCCTCATCTTCCTGCCGCTGACGTGGGCGGTGCTGTGGCGCTGGGGCCGCCGCGACAAGATGGGCCCCGGCCAGGGCGGAGAGGTCATCGCCCAGGAGCTGGCGCAGCTGGGCCCCGTCTCCCCCGGAGAGCGCACGGTGGGGCTCGTGTTCTTCACCGCCGCGGTGCTGTGGATTTTCGGCGACCTGCTGCGGGAGGCGCTCGCGCCCTGGGTCGCGCTCGCGTTCAATGGCTTCAAGCTGGGCGGCAAGCACTACGAAGCCGCGGTGGCGATGCTCGGCGCGCTCACGCTGATTCTCATGGGGAGGCTGTCGCTCGCGGCGCTGAAGCGGGTGCCGTGGGATACCCTCCTGCTGCTCGGCGGAGGCTTCGCGCTGGCGGCGGGCATCGAGGCCAGTGGCCTGGCCTCCTGGCTCACCACGCGGCTGTCCGAGCTGGAGACCCTGCCCGTGCTCGCTCAGCACGGCGTGGTCGCCACCGCCACCATCGTGCTGTCGGCCATCGCCTCCAACACCGCCACCACGAATGTCATGCTCAACGTGCTGCCGGCCTCACGGCCCTTGCTGGCGGTGAGCACCTTCGCGGCGTCGTGTGATTTCGCGCTGCCGGCGGGCACTCCGCCCAACGCCATCGTCTTCGGCAGCGGCGTGGTGCGCCTGCCGGTGATGATGCGCACGGGCATCTTCCTGGACGCGCTGGCGGCCCTGGCGTTGATGCTCTATGGGGCCACCTGGGTCCAGTGGGTCCTCCCCTAGCCGGGGAGGACACGCGCAGGGGCTTACTGCTCGCCCTCGCCCGCCAGGTAGCTGAGGATGACCTCGTCCAGGCTCTTCTCGGAGATGAGGTCCTCTCCGAACAGCGTCTCCACGCCCACTTCGTTGATCTTGGGCTTCTCCTTGAGGGCCCGCGCGGCGGCGACCTCGGGAGGGAGCAACGGAGGCTGGGGCACGACGACGGGCGGCGGCGGACGAGGCGCCATCGACTGCCCGGGCTGCATCTTCACCTGCGAGGAGTCCGCCTCCGTGGCGAGCTGACCGGGCTGGTAGTGCCGGGCCGTGGACTCATAGTTGTCGTACACGCCGTTGATGAGGTTTCGCAGCATCTCCTTGTGCTGCTCCTCCATCAACTCGCGGACGACCTCCGCCAGGCTCTCCGCGTTGAGGATGTCCGAATAGGACGTCTTCTTCGACGCGAGGATGTTCCCGCCCACGAACAGGTGGGTGATGATGTGGGGATTGTTGACGCCCGAGTCCTCGGTCTGGACGTGGTAGACCTTCCCCTTGTGCTTGATGTTGTGGTTGAAGCCGGTGACGGCCTTCTCGAAGGTTTTCGTCATTGCCGAGTGGGCGGACCGTACCAGTCGCTTCCCCACGACACAAGGTAAGCGTCAACCCCGCATGTCCCGCCATGGCGCCTGCCCGCCTGGGACCCACGCAATTCTTGCGGCCACCGCCCGTCCGCCCCGCAGCCAGCCCTCCAGTGCGACCACGAACTTCCGGTCCGTTGAAAAGCCGAAAGCGACTGGGGTACGTACAGGGCTGCGGGTGCGTTGATCAACGGCGCCAACGTCCAGGACTCCACGGATGAAGAAGACGAACGAGATCAAGACCCAGGTCCGCCTCCAGGACGCGCAAGCCCTGGCGGAGGGCTACTCCCCCGCGAT
Encoded here:
- a CDS encoding alpha/beta fold hydrolase codes for the protein MDLMGGMQKAVRRVLVARGVQSSTVDVGGQSVHFYALKGQGKGPPVVLVHGLGGSANGFGRTFFGLARRFSRVIAPDLPGHGFSTEYCGGQVCVRNQFEVLRAFVEQEVKQPAFVVGNSLGGAMSVNLAAEQPQWVRALALVAPAGAELPAEENTALLNAFTVRTPAEARAFTRRLFHQAPLPALLLAPELTRFYDTPTVKALTAEVMATRLSLEPQAVRNLSMPVLFLWGGSERLLPSRSLDWFRANLPAHAQVRVVQGFGHVPQMERPDELVSHLVRFADASEL
- a CDS encoding S41 family peptidase — encoded protein: MTGLTQPWRVALAALILVSGPSAADEKKDAGPQAPASSSERAEKGDATYRQLETFARVLSYVENNYVEPPNQERLIYGAIQGMLDTLDPHTVFMPPEVFREMKIDTSGEWGGLGIEIARKNDRIIVVAPIDDTPAARAGLKAGDELVGIDGESTRGMDVGRAMQKMRGPAGGRVLLSILRQGFSAPREIAIIRDHIRIISVEGELYGGIGHVKVKNFQERTDQYLRKELDRLRGLNGGKELRGLVLDLRNNPGGLLDEAVAMSDRFLPGNLPIVFTRGRDGRNSTEERSKDRDTEKNYPVVVLVNGGSASASEIVAGALQDHGRATLMGSPTFGKGSVQTVIELEDGSGLKLTIARYYTPKGRSIQERGITPDYVVPDEPGAKPGREAPREKDLQRHFRAESSATSEPASPAPRGPPENLPKWETTAALKDYPLKVALEYLHGLSAAPGRPPARAEGR
- a CDS encoding murein hydrolase activator EnvC family protein, whose protein sequence is MSRALALAVALVLLGLPARAQKLEEAEQAALREKLAAQRATLALVESQKLSVLEGLELMEEMVSFSRRRVRALESDLAVFRKRVLLAEREEALLREALRVQLRRLSPRLRTLYRVMRRRPLEVLLSAEDFAALVWRARALEASMAGDLELLRGVQRVAHLQRQSTRELKRLQTSLATRVSFLQEQERLARAQREALEEVVGSLAGEAELARRAVKELEHADAELTQVVRELKEAPATHGFGALRGKLPQPTRGIVEVGFGKVVNPRFNTVTVQKGLDIRAAAGAPVQAVADGTVVYSGSLRGYGNLLILDHGDGYHTLMAHLSAITPGLGDAVAAGEVVGEVGDTGSLKGSYLYFEVRKAGQAVDPAPWLAPVP
- the ftsE gene encoding cell division ATP-binding protein FtsE, which encodes MIQFFHVYKAYPGDPPVLSDINLSVEKGEFVFLTGPSGAGKTTLLKLIFCAEKATKGQILVGGRNIARIRESAVPYLRRNIGVVFQDFKLLPHRTVEDNVSFTLDVLGVPRAEARDKVRRMLKLVGLEHKADSFPLRLSGGEQQRVVIARALVNDPTILLADEPTGNLDPALTVEIMDLLTQVNIRGTTVIVATHDATLLSRYQKRTVRLERGQIVSDEDGVKAARRMVV
- a CDS encoding PEGA domain-containing protein; the encoded protein is MHAALSGWLVGMLAVGPAAAQTSLPLRLTPRAVPTAAPSSVTVVAIPLDAASRTEAARLAYWAEQSVARSGRLELVRLSEALDAKGKAAREAKAAEGAEAMKEGQRAYDELDTQKALQQFEAAARAFEASDMSRNFGELSRARVMKAASQVANGENAAAQLEIRAVLAVDPRAQFSPNFFPPDEMAFVEKERKAALAGSSGALTVRTEPVPAQVYVDGHFKGVSPVELKGLTAADHFVTVMAPGYVMEQSRAREGDTALTLPPSESVRSLQSISDRVTRKSEELERDVALRELGTLAGVSQVLALLVRGGTGTAPLQVTGLRLEVSDGHNLAYAVGAVPAGEAMATGSDAFLSSLVGTDATRLAGNKPVTHFASEGGSNRKTMGYVMMATGVALLAGGIYFGMEASSKEDDFRRAPQTSARAKDFRDTGKTYALVADIGLLTGLVSAGLGSYFAFSGGGGGGSSSSKSTPAPAPAPRRSRSTPPPAKTEPQKDPLAMPPPPKGTKPMNDSLPMPPPPPASKATSESKPAPESKPAPAAKATPEPKPAPAAPAPEPVVVPAKAADTRRSREDDAAQREEELRKRREEVERQRRELDERRKKEEAEANAKRQRDEEDKRKREDDSKRKDEEKKRPSLDEDDLRNY
- a CDS encoding SLC13 family permease translates to MSEQPERRATRGQWVGRFAGPLAAALIYWIPSGLHTLPGLGDRPAAAAAVAAWMALWWFTEAVPMAWTAVLPVALFPLLGVFDTANPAIAMGRAVLPFLDPYIFLFMGGMALGAGMEQWGLHRRIALLIMRAVGTGPERLLFGMLAATAAVSLWISNTATAVMMVPIGMALLTQLRAAEGRPLQHFGAALMLAVAYGSNIGGIGTKIGSPTNSVFAGVVSRRLGSDVGFVEYMIAALPFVLIFLPLTWAVLWRWGRRDKMGPGQGGEVIAQELAQLGPVSPGERTVGLVFFTAAVLWIFGDLLREALAPWVALAFNGFKLGGKHYEAAVAMLGALTLILMGRLSLAALKRVPWDTLLLLGGGFALAAGIEASGLASWLTTRLSELETLPVLAQHGVVATATIVLSAIASNTATTNVMLNVLPASRPLLAVSTFAASCDFALPAGTPPNAIVFGSGVVRLPVMMRTGIFLDALAALALMLYGATWVQWVLP
- a CDS encoding cell division protein FtsX translates to MSALAKTRYFWRSAAVGLKHSPFVHFIAVTTIAIALFAAGLARSGARMLDNLLASLGGEVEVTVYLAPELGQDEAHGVRTRVETLSRGQVTLIPPEAALERLRAELGDLGEALSELPENPLPAALELRVPPEERNPEALEALSKELRALPGVSGVDYGEQAVERLTAIARALRFGALVAFIVVLGATVIIVAATLQLAIYARREEIEIQKLVGATDRFVKAPFLLEGLLQGLLGAGVALLGLWAFGRLVGPTLGSLFAFLLGPGVAAPWVEPRLALELVSAGCGLGLGGSFVAVGRFLRV